A stretch of the Aminipila terrae genome encodes the following:
- the hslO gene encoding Hsp33 family molecular chaperone HslO, which translates to MGKALIAIDKSKMYRVYLTITTDMVEEARQVHNTTPLATAGLGRVLTGAGLMGIMLKGKKDEMTLSFTGDGPARQILATADAEGNVKGYIANPDVDLPLTEGGKLDVGGSLGIGDLKVIKDLGLKEPYMGSIALVSGEIADDLTAYFFISEQQNSSVALGVKIARDLSVLCAGGMIIQMLPGFDDEAVDALEAMLDKMKPLTTLIEEIMLQSAGKTEEGLLEALMEHIFKEMPEQYKPEPLEYREIKWNCNCNEKRLEQALMTIGRKDLTEIIEQDGQAELVCQFCEKNIFLIRSIWKIYFQEFRGHNND; encoded by the coding sequence ATGGGAAAAGCATTAATTGCAATAGATAAAAGTAAAATGTATAGAGTCTACCTGACAATCACCACAGATATGGTGGAAGAGGCAAGACAGGTTCATAATACCACACCTCTTGCCACAGCTGGACTGGGTCGTGTTCTGACTGGAGCTGGACTCATGGGCATTATGCTTAAAGGCAAAAAAGATGAAATGACTCTAAGTTTTACAGGAGATGGCCCTGCCAGACAGATTCTTGCAACTGCAGATGCGGAGGGCAATGTAAAAGGATATATTGCCAATCCTGATGTGGATCTTCCCCTGACTGAAGGCGGTAAACTGGATGTGGGAGGGTCCCTTGGAATCGGAGACCTGAAGGTTATTAAAGACTTAGGGCTAAAAGAACCCTATATGGGAAGTATTGCGCTGGTTTCAGGAGAGATTGCCGACGATTTAACTGCTTATTTCTTTATTTCAGAACAGCAGAACTCTTCTGTTGCTTTAGGTGTAAAAATTGCAAGAGACTTATCGGTGCTGTGCGCAGGCGGAATGATTATTCAGATGTTGCCTGGATTTGATGATGAAGCAGTGGATGCACTTGAGGCAATGCTTGATAAAATGAAACCGCTTACAACTCTCATAGAAGAAATTATGCTGCAATCAGCAGGGAAAACAGAAGAAGGCCTGTTAGAGGCACTGATGGAACATATCTTTAAGGAGATGCCAGAGCAGTATAAACCGGAACCATTAGAGTACAGAGAGATAAAATGGAACTGTAATTGTAACGAAAAGCGTCTGGAGCAGGCGTTAATGACTATTGGCAGAAAAGATCTGACTGAAATCATAGAACAGGACGGTCAGGCAGAGCTGGTATGCCAATTCTGTGAAAAAAATATTTTTTTGATAAGAAGCATTTGGAAGATATACTTTCAAGAATTTAGGGGGCATAATAATGATTAA
- a CDS encoding phospho-sugar mutase yields the protein METKYDIWHKVLTEQINLNNDNVELQNINRQLLEELENCASLENSEEELYERFYKDVEFGTGGLRGILGAGTNRMNIYTVAKATQGIANYIHAEEYIKDSPLKGKKAISKPSVAMAYDSRINSEIFAKIAADVLMANNIDVYLYEELMPTPALSYAVRHFNCAMGIMITASHNPAKYNGYKVYDNSGCQVTLTAAEKIFKFIEKLDIFKDIRIHGGNGKLNILGEETVHAYLDAVQAESTLFSDEEKKTLNRLSVVYTPLNGAGNKPVREILRRLGVSKVTIVKEQELPDGNFPTCPYPNPEKREALKLGLSVCEKLAEGAITKGKNYDIPDLLLATDPDCDRVGIAICENRDSNNPTYRLLSGNEVGIMLLDFLIKRKVETGRKKNPCVITTIVSTKMAEAIAAKHGIKLILTLTGFKFIGEQIGFLENECREEEYLFGFEESYGYLSGTYVRDKDAVNGAMLICEMAAYYKEKGLTLADRLKELYQEYGYFKNQLIDFTFEGSKGMEIMSRLMLEFRNNLPDEFLGKAVVEVADYQKQERLFVKKDGAESGTVTPINLPQSDVIEVMLEGDLSFTVRPSGTEPKIKIYLSAKGETEEEADRVIRELTGKLTGIVNRK from the coding sequence ATGGAAACAAAGTATGATATATGGCATAAAGTTTTAACAGAGCAGATTAATTTGAATAATGATAATGTTGAACTACAAAATATAAATAGGCAACTACTAGAGGAGCTGGAAAATTGTGCATCCTTGGAAAACTCAGAAGAAGAACTATATGAAAGATTTTATAAAGATGTAGAATTCGGGACAGGTGGTCTGAGAGGAATTTTGGGGGCAGGGACAAACCGAATGAATATCTATACTGTAGCAAAAGCTACTCAGGGTATTGCAAATTATATTCATGCAGAAGAATATATAAAAGACTCCCCGCTTAAAGGAAAGAAAGCTATATCAAAGCCTTCTGTAGCTATGGCATACGACAGCCGGATTAATTCGGAAATCTTTGCAAAAATAGCGGCAGATGTATTGATGGCCAATAATATAGACGTATATTTATATGAGGAATTAATGCCTACACCTGCACTATCTTATGCAGTAAGGCATTTTAACTGTGCTATGGGAATTATGATTACAGCCAGTCATAACCCTGCAAAATACAACGGATACAAGGTTTATGACAATTCTGGATGCCAGGTGACTTTAACGGCGGCAGAAAAAATCTTTAAATTTATTGAAAAACTTGACATCTTTAAAGATATCAGAATCCATGGTGGAAATGGAAAACTAAATATTCTGGGTGAGGAAACCGTTCATGCATACCTGGATGCTGTTCAGGCTGAAAGTACTTTATTTTCTGATGAAGAGAAAAAAACTCTGAACAGGCTTTCCGTTGTTTATACGCCACTTAATGGCGCTGGAAACAAACCCGTAAGAGAGATTCTACGAAGATTAGGCGTTTCAAAAGTAACCATTGTTAAAGAGCAGGAACTTCCGGATGGAAACTTTCCTACTTGTCCCTATCCAAATCCCGAAAAAAGGGAGGCACTGAAGCTTGGTCTGTCTGTTTGCGAAAAACTGGCAGAGGGGGCTATAACAAAAGGAAAAAATTATGATATTCCAGATTTGCTTCTTGCTACTGATCCAGATTGTGACAGAGTGGGTATTGCTATATGTGAGAACAGAGACAGTAATAATCCTACATACAGACTTTTGTCCGGCAACGAAGTAGGCATAATGCTTTTAGATTTTCTGATTAAAAGAAAAGTTGAGACGGGACGTAAGAAAAATCCATGTGTGATAACCACAATTGTTTCTACAAAAATGGCAGAAGCTATTGCCGCAAAACATGGTATTAAGCTGATTCTTACGCTGACAGGATTTAAGTTTATTGGAGAGCAGATTGGATTTCTTGAAAATGAGTGCAGAGAAGAGGAGTACTTATTTGGTTTTGAGGAAAGCTATGGTTATCTGTCCGGAACTTATGTAAGAGATAAAGATGCAGTCAACGGTGCCATGCTTATTTGTGAGATGGCTGCTTATTATAAAGAAAAAGGTCTGACTCTGGCAGACAGACTAAAGGAATTGTACCAGGAATATGGGTATTTTAAAAATCAGCTGATTGACTTTACCTTTGAAGGTTCAAAAGGTATGGAAATAATGAGCCGCCTTATGCTGGAATTCAGAAATAACCTGCCGGATGAATTTTTAGGAAAAGCAGTGGTAGAAGTAGCCGATTACCAGAAGCAGGAAAGACTTTTTGTAAAGAAAGATGGGGCAGAATCAGGCACGGTTACTCCTATAAATCTTCCCCAGTCAGATGTGATAGAAGTGATGCTGGAAGGGGACCTTTCCTTTACCGTAAGACCTTCCGGAACAGAGCCAAAGATTAAGATATATTTATCAGCCAAAGGAGAAACGGAAGAAGAGGCAGACAGAGTAATCCGAGAACTTACTGGAAAACTGACAGGTATAGTTAATCGCAAATAA
- a CDS encoding S1C family serine protease: protein MDNFNHYYSGENNNSQPIQDVNFVIVDEVSSSNTSDENQGSKHKHKLKFKFSRGGIALLIVLCLLTSTAFGFGGAMLANHVLNGSSSFGTRSESASKLSISNTGTTLEKATDGDLTIKEIAALNANSVVEIKTEAMVTDSWMQQYVTEGAGSGVVISADGYIVTNNHVIENSNKITVTLKNNKSYEAKLVGRDDETDIAVLKIDATGLTPVVYGDSSALEVGDLSVVIGNPLGSLGGTVTAGIVSALDRSITIDGKDMTLLQTDASINPGNSGGGMFNQNGELVGIIVAKSSGSDVEGLGFAIPVNKVKKIAKELADYGYVRGRIDTGLTFVDLTSMRNAVFYGVTSLGIYVKSVDSDLAKAAGFQSGDMIYYVGDKKISSAADLTSAFDKYKVGDKVKITVVRNNDNEMKKLTLTLGEKTSS, encoded by the coding sequence ATGGATAATTTTAATCATTATTATTCAGGGGAGAATAATAACAGTCAGCCCATACAGGATGTAAATTTTGTAATAGTAGACGAAGTATCTTCTTCAAATACTTCAGATGAGAATCAAGGCTCAAAGCATAAGCACAAGCTTAAATTTAAATTTTCCAGAGGCGGCATTGCGCTTCTTATCGTTTTATGTCTTCTGACATCAACTGCCTTCGGATTTGGAGGTGCAATGCTTGCAAACCATGTATTAAATGGCAGCAGCAGCTTTGGTACACGTTCTGAATCTGCGAGCAAATTAAGTATATCCAATACTGGCACAACTTTAGAGAAGGCAACGGATGGAGATTTAACCATAAAAGAAATTGCTGCACTAAATGCTAATTCAGTAGTAGAAATAAAAACGGAAGCCATGGTAACGGATTCCTGGATGCAACAGTACGTTACAGAAGGGGCTGGAAGCGGAGTCGTCATTTCTGCAGATGGCTATATTGTGACCAACAATCACGTCATTGAGAATTCCAACAAAATCACTGTTACTCTGAAAAACAACAAATCTTACGAAGCAAAACTAGTAGGACGGGATGATGAAACAGATATTGCTGTTTTGAAAATTGATGCAACCGGACTAACTCCTGTGGTTTACGGTGACAGCAGCGCCTTAGAAGTAGGTGATCTGTCAGTAGTCATTGGAAATCCACTGGGAAGTTTGGGAGGAACGGTTACTGCAGGTATTGTAAGCGCCCTGGACCGTTCCATTACCATTGACGGCAAGGACATGACACTGCTTCAGACGGATGCCTCTATTAATCCTGGAAATTCCGGGGGAGGCATGTTTAACCAGAACGGAGAGCTGGTAGGAATCATTGTTGCCAAATCATCCGGTTCAGACGTAGAAGGTTTGGGGTTTGCTATTCCTGTAAATAAAGTCAAGAAAATAGCAAAAGAACTGGCTGATTACGGATATGTCCGTGGAAGAATTGATACCGGTCTGACTTTTGTGGATCTGACTTCCATGAGAAACGCAGTATTCTATGGAGTTACAAGTCTTGGCATTTATGTAAAGAGTGTTGACAGTGATCTTGCTAAAGCAGCAGGTTTCCAGAGTGGTGATATGATTTACTATGTAGGGGATAAAAAAATCAGCTCTGCAGCTGACTTGACAAGTGCCTTTGATAAATATAAAGTTGGGGATAAGGTAAAGATTACTGTTGTCAGAAACAACGACAACGAAATGAAAAAACTGACATTAACTCTAGGTGAAAAAACCAGTAGTTAA
- a CDS encoding stage II sporulation protein R produces the protein MKFDKRQMQAMLFILICMILYTGWYTQNSKKENDHSGIIRFHVVANSNSEDDQQLKLKVRDGVLEAVNKNLIRETMEKYDSVENTPQNNKDANGSQDSEPADETMAMVDSRSTAQVSLDAAESKEYLLSHLGQIEEIAEKIIKENGYNYKVKAELGVRWIPEKTYGDMTFPAGNYEALNITIGSGEGNNWWCVLFPPLCLIDGSDNPNQMKAFDTTTYAAIGMTEDLLKLRAANKGAVSTQAAIKLKWKTLELLKDE, from the coding sequence ATGAAATTTGATAAACGGCAGATGCAGGCCATGTTATTTATTTTAATATGCATGATTTTATATACAGGGTGGTATACGCAGAACTCAAAAAAAGAAAATGATCATTCAGGAATTATTCGTTTTCACGTAGTGGCAAACAGCAACTCAGAAGATGATCAACAGCTTAAATTAAAGGTTCGTGACGGAGTTCTGGAGGCAGTAAATAAAAACTTAATCAGAGAAACCATGGAAAAATACGATTCTGTAGAGAACACGCCACAAAATAATAAGGATGCAAATGGCAGCCAAGACAGTGAGCCAGCAGATGAAACCATGGCAATGGTGGACAGCAGGAGCACAGCGCAGGTTTCTTTAGACGCAGCTGAATCAAAGGAATATTTATTATCTCATCTGGGACAGATTGAAGAAATAGCAGAAAAAATTATAAAGGAAAACGGTTATAATTATAAAGTGAAAGCTGAATTAGGGGTAAGATGGATTCCTGAAAAGACTTATGGAGACATGACTTTCCCAGCAGGTAATTATGAAGCCCTGAATATTACTATCGGATCGGGAGAAGGCAATAACTGGTGGTGTGTATTATTTCCACCATTATGTCTGATTGACGGATCAGATAATCCCAATCAGATGAAGGCCTTTGATACGACCACTTATGCAGCCATTGGCATGACAGAGGATCTGCTGAAACTGCGGGCTGCTAATAAAGGAGCGGTTTCCACTCAGGCCGCTATTAAACTTAAATGGAAAACTTTAGAATTGTTGAAAGATGAATAA
- a CDS encoding SPOCS domain-containing protein: protein MTYDKDIPDFALQPAKESDERDEFDPSPYDRLLNFHSQEQTEARETDLQQYSVQDYVLPELPEEEPEIRTNEIQFEGTETMEPGLYQQEEEIMEVAGISIEMAEPEQQVSVPEPEALDAVSVPETLEAAPESGILEVAAEPEVIEVISRPDYEKEIEAELESQTETMEQVKPVMAAPATPVQNNEATVIVPTAGALITNELKMTDIREKPETRVYIEEDILVPDTKEDLASILSMTGKASLGDSEIRVGQLSQDSVKVTGEIELHTLYIPENYTGEHHIINIQSRLPFKTEWNVSAEPLSRLVIKPYIESIDYTVINERKFRAKLTVRLTMREYANVEMQVFQGIKGEKLQLLKEKIQMTHVPERKSDVMDINETLALKDTQPKPERILKYDVDIVENHKQITEDKAVINATIYCNVLYLGSSNEAEAMSMEESGGSRLSPQLFQGKTEFTQFIPILNPAEGSKISFNYNNLNVHIKDPDPEEPAENAFALEGTVETTIEIYKNLEREIVTDIYHRTKDVVCDKVELEAMSLGGSGVTEAAVREIINVPEKYGEVKRVIYIYGNIKNSRSFLEQNKNIVEGAIDITLLCLPEDQKKAAFRLNKEVNFRGSMEIPMGRGDTKANSEIAIKELWFDRINAKQIEVNANLFISSSVYGQDKYQVIQNVAFVEPKEEPGIKPGMVVYITKNGDTLWNIAKKYRTTMEMITEINDLAEDQQLPSGMKLLIVK from the coding sequence ATGACCTATGATAAGGATATACCTGATTTTGCACTTCAACCTGCAAAGGAATCAGACGAAAGGGATGAGTTTGATCCATCGCCATATGACCGCCTATTGAATTTTCATAGCCAGGAGCAGACAGAAGCAAGAGAAACAGACTTACAGCAATATTCGGTTCAGGATTATGTTTTACCGGAATTACCAGAAGAAGAGCCAGAAATAAGAACGAATGAAATACAATTTGAAGGTACAGAAACCATGGAACCAGGATTGTATCAGCAAGAAGAGGAAATTATGGAAGTAGCTGGAATATCCATTGAGATGGCAGAACCTGAGCAACAGGTATCCGTACCAGAACCAGAGGCACTGGACGCCGTATCTGTGCCAGAAACACTGGAAGCGGCGCCGGAATCAGGGATTCTGGAGGTGGCAGCAGAGCCGGAAGTAATTGAAGTAATCAGCAGGCCTGATTATGAAAAAGAAATTGAAGCCGAGCTTGAATCCCAAACAGAAACTATGGAACAGGTAAAGCCAGTAATGGCAGCACCGGCCACACCAGTGCAGAATAATGAAGCTACAGTGATTGTACCTACGGCAGGGGCTTTGATTACCAACGAACTAAAGATGACCGATATCCGGGAGAAACCGGAGACAAGAGTATATATAGAAGAAGATATTTTAGTACCGGATACCAAAGAAGATCTGGCATCTATACTATCCATGACAGGTAAGGCAAGTTTGGGAGACTCAGAGATCCGTGTAGGACAATTAAGCCAGGATTCCGTGAAAGTTACAGGGGAAATAGAGCTTCATACGTTATATATTCCGGAAAACTACACAGGGGAGCATCATATCATAAATATCCAGTCAAGACTTCCATTTAAAACAGAATGGAATGTATCAGCAGAACCCCTTTCCAGACTGGTCATCAAACCATACATTGAAAGCATCGATTATACTGTAATCAATGAAAGAAAATTCAGGGCTAAATTAACAGTAAGACTGACCATGCGTGAATATGCAAATGTGGAAATGCAGGTATTTCAGGGCATAAAAGGTGAAAAGCTCCAACTTTTAAAAGAAAAAATACAGATGACCCACGTACCAGAAAGAAAATCCGATGTAATGGACATAAATGAAACGCTGGCTCTGAAGGATACCCAGCCAAAGCCAGAACGAATTTTAAAATACGATGTAGATATTGTAGAAAACCACAAGCAGATTACAGAGGATAAAGCAGTAATAAATGCTACCATTTATTGCAACGTTCTTTATCTTGGCAGTAGCAATGAGGCAGAGGCTATGAGCATGGAAGAAAGTGGGGGGAGCAGACTTTCACCTCAATTATTCCAGGGAAAAACAGAGTTTACCCAGTTTATACCAATTTTGAATCCGGCAGAAGGAAGTAAAATCTCTTTTAATTACAACAATCTTAATGTACATATAAAAGATCCTGACCCGGAAGAACCGGCAGAAAATGCATTCGCCCTGGAGGGAACTGTAGAAACCACCATTGAAATATATAAAAATCTTGAACGGGAAATCGTAACAGATATTTATCACAGAACCAAAGATGTGGTTTGCGATAAAGTTGAATTGGAAGCTATGTCTCTGGGTGGAAGCGGGGTTACAGAAGCAGCAGTCAGAGAAATCATAAATGTACCAGAAAAATATGGAGAAGTAAAGAGAGTAATCTACATTTACGGGAATATTAAAAACAGCAGAAGTTTCCTGGAGCAGAACAAAAACATTGTTGAGGGAGCTATTGACATTACACTGTTATGTCTCCCTGAAGACCAAAAAAAAGCTGCTTTCAGGTTAAATAAAGAAGTTAATTTCAGAGGTTCCATGGAAATTCCAATGGGCAGAGGAGATACCAAAGCAAACAGTGAGATTGCCATAAAGGAATTATGGTTTGACCGAATCAATGCAAAACAGATTGAAGTGAATGCAAACTTATTTATTTCTTCATCTGTATATGGGCAGGATAAATATCAGGTTATTCAAAATGTAGCATTTGTAGAACCAAAAGAAGAACCTGGAATAAAACCGGGAATGGTGGTATATATAACAAAGAATGGCGATACTCTTTGGAATATAGCCAAAAAGTACAGAACTACCATGGAAATGATAACTGAAATCAATGACCTTGCAGAAGACCAGCAATTACCATCAGGTATGAAGCTTTTAATCGTAAAATAA
- a CDS encoding chemotaxis protein CheC, with the protein MDVTKKEIDAIGELFNIGIGSSATALSTILSKTVNISVPKVEIVTPQELDITYLEPAFGISVDYTKGLKGTNSLLLKREDILKMVSQMTYMDITEIDELSKSAICELMNQMMGSSSTALAKFLNKEIDISTPELGEVLDTNTYKEFMYGKFESVMTVTFTLEIEDLLTTNFVTVMSHDICQTILEEMRKMHPIA; encoded by the coding sequence ATGGATGTAACAAAAAAAGAAATAGATGCTATTGGTGAGCTTTTTAATATCGGAATTGGCTCTTCCGCGACTGCGTTATCTACAATATTAAGCAAAACAGTAAATATATCTGTGCCGAAAGTTGAGATAGTAACGCCTCAAGAACTGGATATTACATATCTGGAGCCTGCTTTTGGTATAAGCGTGGATTATACTAAAGGATTAAAGGGTACAAATTCCTTGCTTTTAAAAAGAGAAGACATTTTAAAAATGGTCAGCCAGATGACCTATATGGACATAACTGAAATAGATGAACTTTCAAAAAGTGCCATTTGTGAACTTATGAATCAGATGATGGGTTCTTCGTCCACCGCTCTGGCAAAATTCCTGAATAAGGAAATCGATATTTCAACTCCGGAACTTGGGGAAGTTCTGGATACAAATACTTATAAAGAATTTATGTATGGCAAATTTGAGTCTGTCATGACCGTAACTTTTACACTGGAAATAGAAGATTTATTAACCACCAATTTTGTAACAGTAATGAGCCACGACATCTGTCAGACTATATTAGAAGAAATGAGAAAAATGCATCCAATCGCTTAA